The DNA window aattaattttatattatattaagtGTTGGACAAATGATTTAAATgttaaaatggaggaagtataatcAAGACGGTGACTAGCTAATAATAATCAAATGTTTTAGTGGTTCCATCGGGGGCAGGGTGAGCACTGAGCAGTGGCCGGCCAGCAGCGAACTCAGTTCTCACGCACTGACGTGCATGCATCCACCGATAATTCGTTCGGGACGACGCGGCGATGACCACAAGGCCGGATCGGTCGATCCGACCGGTCGATCTAGCTAATCTCCTGAATACCGATGCCACATTGCCAcgtccgcgcgcgccgctgacgccCACCGTGACGATATACACCGGCCGTGCCGCCCAACCGCTGCAGGTGTGATCACGCGCCGCCCACGGCAATCCTCGTTACTTCCTGGCCGTCCGATGACGTCCGGGCGCGCAGCCCAAGCCGTCCGATCCTCGCCACGGCGCCCCGCGTCTATACATATACGGAGTAGGGACCTGGCACCTAACGCGTGCCTCATTTATCAATTTTATCATGCCCATAAGTCCATGACACGCGAGGGACCTCATCGCCCCAACTAATCCGCTTTGATTTCAGCGTGTGTTTCGATCGATATATAAatcctaagaaaaaaaataattgtcgATTAAACAAGCGCCACCTGTGCGATGTCAACGCTGTATTAGCGGTCGCGCTCCGTGTCCTCCTCGCGTCCTAATCCACACGTGTTCATCACGCACTGTACTTACTGCCTAATCTAATCCCTTTGCCCTTGTAGACATCATGTATATATTGTTTATTCATCAGCTTGATCACACATACATTTGCTGATGTGGATGTGTTcgatgctactccctccgtttcacaatataagtcaagCATTTTCTagattcatattgatattaataaatctagactaatttattaatatcaatatgaatgtgagaaatacttgacttacattgtgaaacggaggagaGAGTACTcaagttttttctaaaaagtgTGGTCAAGGCTCTAAAGTGTTCTAACAAagtccattaattaattaaaacaaaacGGAGACGACGAGTACTAGTGTACAAGATCATGCGAGTGTGTCTTGTCGAGCTCGTGCATCACATGTGGCTCGTAAACGCGCCACTTGCCGGTATATATATTGGAGCGCTAGCACGCTGCACACTGAGAGCAAACACCAACCGGAAGGTGAGGTTAGGTAGCAGCGAAAGGACAGCCTCACTGATCCATTAGTTAGCTAGTGTTTGGTGTTGGTGAGGATATGGCTTTGGATGCCAGGGCCatgctgctgccggcggcggcggaggtggcgaccGTCGatgtcgtcggcgacggcgaggagagaCCGTGGTCCGGGaacggcggcaatggcggcggcggcggtggtgactcATCATCGGCGATGGTGGGCGCGGTGTCGGTGGACTTGCCGACGATGTGGGGCGACGAGAGGAGGATGAAGCGGGAGCTGGTCGCCTGGGCGAAGGCCGTGGCGTCCATGGCCATCAGGGAGTCATGTAACTCCAGATGAACCGTACCTACCTAATTCCTGAGCCCTTTCTCTTTCACAGAGCGAGACAGATATCGatatgtttttcttcttttttttttctttttggaagcAGCTCGTATGAGTCTGCTTCTTGATCGATTGATCAATCAGCTTGTACatgcccccttttttttctcctcgaaAGGATTAAGAGAATTTAATCTGATAGTAGTACTAGATACACAGATGAAATTTTCCGGCAAAGGATGTCTGAATTTGTCAGATTTTTACATCGCATCCTTTTCGAGAGAGAAGATTTTGAGATCGTTCAACGCTCTGCACTCCTGCGGCGTTGCATAAAGATTATACTGCGTTGGCACTCCATTCTTCTGTGGTTGCAGGCTTTCACGTTTCACCCTGTTTTCTACCCAGCCATTGGAGCATGTCTGCATGTGTTCTTGTATATGGTGATCAAAGTCTGGAAGGCGGATTTGAGTAGCGCTTAAGAAATAGAGATCACATGTCAATGATCGATTAACTCTTAATAATCTTGTGTGGCATGTCCGATCAAGAGAATTGCTTGGCATACTGTAAAAGTCCAAGCTGACCACATGAACACAATAGGTGGCCCCCTCATCTCAGACTGACTGATAGTAACAGAGTTGCGTTATTTTTGTGTAAACTGCGCTACCTGAAATCCTCGCATAAAGCAGTAACGGAAAAAGTCCGTATACAAAAAAGACATATGCGTCACTCGTTGAAAATTACCTAGTCCTCAACTTTAAAAACAGACATCCAACCATCTAAACTTTATATAATATTATTCATATAGATCTAAAGGTAGTTTTTTTGGGCTCCCTGTCGTCCTCGCGCGGGCGACCGGGGGTGAACCCTAGCCCCCGGCCACCGCCAcacccctcctctccccggcctcgtcgccgtcggagCACATCGCCGGAAAACGTGCGGCCGCtaggatgacggcggcgaggctccAACCCAGGCGGCGCGACCGCCTCGGCGTGAAGGGGCGGCTCGGAGCTTCGGGAAAGCCgcaggggcggtggcggcgcggcgaggagcggcggatccggcgccaccaccaccggatcCGGCGCCCAGCATCGGCCATGAGGCGAGTGGCGGCTGGATCCGGTGTCTCCGCTGCCGGATCTGAGCTGTGGTGGTGCGGGAGCACGGCGGATGTGGCGACGCTGATGGCGCGACGGCCGTGGCTGGTCGGCGGTGGTGCCGAAGCGTCGGCGGGGAGGCGCGGCATCGCCGGCAAGCGCTACGGCTGGGGGCGCGGGCGGCCGCAGCAGGCGCAGTGGCGTGACGGCTGTGGCTGGCCGGCGGGCGGCTGTGGCCGGCAGCGCGACACGACGGCCGTGGCTGGCTGGCAACGGCGAGGCCGCCACGGCGGAGATAGTGCCGGCGAGCTGGCGGCTGGTGGCGGAGTTGAGCTGGGCGGTGGTggttctggtggtggtggtgacggcaTCATGGTGGTTCaaggcggcggggatggcgatggtggcggggATGGCGTCGGTCGAgggcgcgaaggcggcggtatTGGTCCctgcgcggcgacggcgcggtgctcagcggcgacggcggcggtgcccccAGATCCGCGCCTCtcggccggatttggagggTAGCCGGCTGTGGTGGTCGGAGACGTCGGTCGACTTGCGACGGCTGGCGACGGcagttggcgacggcggcgctgtgGCCGCGGCAGTTGGCAGCGACGGCGTcggccgacgacgccggcgaaggacttggcggcggcatggcgaaGGGCGACAACGAAGCGGCCgctggcagtggcggcggctcgcggaggcggtggctggTGGCCGCGACAGTGGTCACAGGAGGCATGGCGGCCCTGGAcggctagccgagggcgtgggaGACGGCTGCATTTGGCCGACGCGGCATCGTCTGGTGGaagggtcggagaccggcttggcgcagagaggcgcagccgatggcagtggaggccggctcggcgcgagaggcgcgggcggtggagttggaggccggcttggcgcgagaggcgcaaccgatggagggaggccggattggcgcgagaggcgcgtccggtggaggaggccggcttggcgcaagAGGCGCGACCGacagtggaggaggcgacctaggtgtgaggaggagctgctggTGGGTGTGGCGTGATCTTCGGCGCAcaaaggctggccggcgggggacgccattgcaggggtcccacatgtcggcagagcttgtgtggtggtggagcatcggtgtgtCAGCCGTGGGTCTCACCCCTCAAGGCGATTGCCGGGCgtaagcccagtcttggctcctttgagtcccgacggacggcggtggcggtttttccatcgcttctcttcttgaagacgtcgttttggcatcccctagggAGCGATCTCAGCTGTGTCCCTTTGTTAGTCTAGTGGCAGctggtcacgcttagcggcggccggtccggtgctagccttttcCTGAgcttgtgtgttggcgatgtcggtgtgtgggtggtggatttttttctttttcctagttACGACCTTCCAGGGTTATAATAAAGGTAGAatttcgcaccgtctcgtgcgagtcgttcaaaaaaaataaaggtagtttttttaaaaaaaaatctaatttacAGATGTATTGGATGAGTTTGACCATGTGACATATGCATGGATAAATATGTTAAAATCATTACTtaaatcttttgtttttttatctacTTGTTCTATCTTCCATACAAATAAGTATCAATATAATATTagtataaaattattatataaattgaGAACTTATGATTgatgatatattaatatattatatcAGTTATTTAAAACTAACCGTTTAAGTTTCTCAATTCATAAAACCACAATCCAAAATTACTTTAGACGGTAATATAAAGGGTCTTATAAAGTTTAGGAGGCTAGATATCCGATAATTTAAAATCCAGAGCATAAGATAGACTCACATACAATGTTTATGTGGTATACACCTATATGGACTTTTTCCAAGCTGTAACGGGTGGCAAATTTGCCACCCAAGCCGCAATTCTCTAAAATATATtccctataaaaaaatatttttcatttcaTAGTAGCCACCAATATCTGGAATGCTGGATGATACTCAAATGAACTCTGCTGTTGTCTATTGTATCAGAGCAAATTCATCAGCTctaacaagaaagaaacaataAGCTATTAAGCATACCGGCCGTCCTCTTGCTGTTTTTAACGCATTTGTAGACATATGTGGTTTGAGTACCAATTCAATACAAAGCAAGAGGAGCAATACAAACTAAATGGTACTCACACAATGAAGCAAGGTGAACTTCCAAATATCTGCAACCATTATTTACAGAAGATAATAGCTATTTAGACAGCTATGAGCCTCACACATGTACCTTTGAATCGCCAAACAAATAATTCTAGCGCATTTATATATGAACATATAATGGAGCCAACACATCATTTACAACCAACATCCCAGGGAGTTATTTGTTTGGATCACCACTAACTTCGCAGGCAACCTATGATTTGCTCTATAATCAGTTCCGCCTCGGTGACAATCCAAACCTTCACGAGTTGCCTGCAACCAATTACATCCTGAACCGAACAACAACGCACGATATGTCGTCTTTACTGTCTCTTTTCAATGCCTCAGCTGTTAATTGCTTGGCAGCTGCTTGTGGATCCTTGAATCTTTTGGCCACATCAACGACCTCCTGATTGTTCATTACCTAGATGACACAGAGAACTCATAAGAAAATATCCAtgaatatatgtacatacatatcaACTTTCATCTGTGCACTGAACCATTCAGACAAATGCAGAAACAAAAGGTCACACCTTCCAAAGTCCATCGCTCGCAAGGACAAGTAGCTCAGCCGTGTAATCTATATCTTCAACTTTTATATCAGGCTCTGACTTCAATAGTGACTTTAGATTCCTGTCGCCAAAAGCTCTGGAGACAGCCAACTGACCACAGACTCGGGGAACATCTCCTGAATTTTACAGCATCACAATTCAAGCATGAGTTCAACATTCTTTTCTATGAGTCAGTTAAAATAGCGCCCTGACACATATTGTCAATAGgcttaaaaaaacaatgtttcatgAAATGCCATAGTTCTGCTTCTGTGGGTATAGCACAATGAGAGTAATGCACACAGTAAACTAACAATGATGACCCAGTTAGGCTGACATTCTGAAGTTACTGGAAGCAGTAGCAAATTCTaactttctttttcctccccaTGAAGAGCAAGACAACGTGGGTGGTTTCTCCCCAAGGTGGCCAAGGAACTCCATGGCATGAattggaaaaaacaaaaatattatgttTTGACAAATCTGCAAAGTTCACTTTACTAGTTCAATATTCGCATTTTTCAGTTCTGAAGACAATGCATCGAGCTAATAATGGTAAACTCATGCAAATTTTACGGT is part of the Oryza glaberrima chromosome 4, OglaRS2, whole genome shotgun sequence genome and encodes:
- the LOC127770856 gene encoding uncharacterized protein LOC127770856; amino-acid sequence: MRRVAAGSGVSAAGSELWWCGSTADVATLMARRPWLVGGGAEASAGRRGIAGKRYGWGRGRPQQAQWRDGCGWPAGGCGRQRDTTAVAGWQRRGRHGGDSAGELAAGGGVELGGGGSGGGGDGIMVVQGGGDGDGGGDGVGRGREGGGIGPCAATARCSAATAAVPPDPRLSAGFGG
- the LOC127771602 gene encoding uncharacterized protein LOC127771602, with the translated sequence MALDARAMLLPAAAEVATVDVVGDGEERPWSGNGGNGGGGGGDSSSAMVGAVSVDLPTMWGDERRMKRELVAWAKAVASMAIRESCNSR